The Exiguobacterium mexicanum genome includes a window with the following:
- a CDS encoding PadR family transcriptional regulator: MAMSQMLKGLLEGCLLAIIDKGETYGYEMSEKLQTYGFTMVSEGSIYPVLLRMKKEGWVETVQKALPSGGPKRKYYILTEAGQQELLAFKQRWAEVSSGVDRVLGEENEDGTFKKES; this comes from the coding sequence ATGGCGATGAGTCAAATGTTAAAAGGATTGCTCGAAGGTTGCCTGTTGGCCATCATCGATAAAGGAGAGACGTACGGCTATGAGATGTCGGAGAAGTTGCAGACGTATGGCTTCACGATGGTGAGCGAGGGCAGTATTTACCCGGTCCTGTTACGGATGAAGAAAGAGGGGTGGGTCGAGACGGTCCAAAAGGCGTTGCCATCAGGGGGACCGAAACGAAAATATTACATTTTGACGGAGGCGGGACAGCAAGAGTTGCTCGCCTTCAAACAACGTTGGGCGGAAGTGTCAAGCGGTGTCGACCGCGTACTCGGAGAGGAGAATGAAGATGGAACTTTCAAAAAAGAGTCGTGA
- a CDS encoding HAAS domain-containing protein, with translation MELSKKSRDFLDDLAVYLMSSGKSEGEVQDVVAELKDHLEEAERAGKSVDDVVGQSPKAYMQHLGREMAFDGKGFFKIIAMIIPNVFAYIIIANSIQGEMTFSTVQLIGFPLVAVLFLLAASQAFCNMSVRSKKSKFKNGMIYIALAAMPMTLFLGLMVLDIFVETPTIVFGPTGQLVLLGLAVVTLLIVSVWTKTWINLIVPILLFGPQYAFAQTSLPLEQQLIYSMLILFVGMGIFLFVWWKKNQKEQV, from the coding sequence ATGGAACTTTCAAAAAAGAGTCGTGATTTTTTGGATGATTTAGCGGTATATCTCATGTCGAGCGGGAAATCGGAAGGGGAAGTGCAAGACGTTGTCGCCGAGCTGAAAGACCACCTCGAGGAGGCGGAACGCGCAGGCAAAAGCGTGGACGATGTCGTCGGCCAGAGCCCGAAAGCCTACATGCAGCATCTTGGACGTGAGATGGCGTTCGATGGAAAAGGGTTTTTCAAAATCATCGCAATGATCATTCCGAACGTGTTCGCCTACATCATCATCGCCAACTCCATTCAAGGCGAGATGACATTCTCGACGGTCCAGTTGATTGGGTTCCCGCTCGTCGCTGTCCTGTTCTTACTCGCCGCTTCACAAGCGTTCTGCAACATGTCGGTCCGCTCGAAAAAAAGTAAATTCAAAAACGGGATGATATACATTGCGCTCGCCGCGATGCCGATGACGTTATTCCTCGGGCTGATGGTGCTCGACATCTTCGTCGAGACCCCAACGATCGTGTTCGGCCCAACCGGTCAACTCGTGTTACTCGGCCTTGCCGTCGTCACGTTGCTCATCGTCTCGGTTTGGACGAAAACATGGATCAATCTGATCGTCCCGATTCTCTTGTTTGGACCGCAATATGCGTTCGCCCAAACAAGCTTGCCGCTCGAACAACAATTGATTTACTCGATGCTGATTTTGTTCGTCGGGATGGGGATTTTCTTGTTCGTGTGGTGGAAAAAGAACCAAAAGGAGCAAGTTTGA
- a CDS encoding alpha/beta hydrolase, with protein MPVNPTIQFYLNQFQNQLSTTYDQLDPFELRRQEDAMMTRFQHKEHVHDVEERLIALSGRSLPIRIYRSGRTIAPALVYFHGGGYVTGSLDTHDAICRTIANEADCTVISVGYRLAPEHKFPTAVYDSYGALVWIADHASELEIDAERIAVGGDSAGGTLATVSALMAIERGRPLVMHQLLFYPVTGTEENLPLSLIDYANGYLLDEGLIRWFQQQYFRDESELMHPYASPIFSGHLGDLPPTTLLTAEYDPLRDLGRAYANKLISLGVPVTYHNYGGLIHGFVNYYAYVPEARRAVKEAAQALGHAFHTQKTRP; from the coding sequence TTGCCAGTCAATCCGACGATTCAATTTTATTTGAACCAGTTTCAAAATCAGCTCTCGACCACATATGACCAATTGGATCCGTTCGAATTAAGACGACAAGAAGACGCAATGATGACCCGGTTTCAACATAAAGAGCACGTGCATGATGTCGAAGAGCGTCTGATCGCGCTCTCAGGCCGTTCGCTCCCGATTCGCATCTATCGGTCGGGTCGAACGATCGCGCCAGCACTCGTCTATTTTCATGGTGGCGGATATGTCACGGGCAGTCTCGACACCCATGACGCGATATGTCGGACGATCGCGAACGAGGCCGACTGCACCGTCATCTCGGTCGGCTACCGACTCGCTCCGGAGCATAAGTTTCCGACAGCCGTCTACGATAGCTATGGGGCGCTCGTTTGGATTGCGGATCACGCCTCGGAACTTGAAATCGATGCCGAGCGCATCGCCGTCGGCGGAGACAGTGCCGGCGGGACACTCGCCACGGTCAGCGCCTTGATGGCGATTGAACGAGGTCGTCCCCTCGTCATGCATCAGCTGCTGTTTTACCCGGTTACCGGGACCGAGGAGAACTTGCCGCTGTCATTGATTGATTACGCGAACGGTTATTTGCTCGATGAAGGGCTCATCCGGTGGTTCCAGCAACAATATTTCCGTGATGAGTCGGAATTGATGCATCCGTACGCCTCGCCGATTTTTTCGGGCCACTTAGGGGACCTTCCCCCGACGACGTTGTTGACGGCCGAATACGACCCGCTCCGCGACCTCGGACGCGCATACGCCAACAAATTGATTAGCCTCGGTGTCCCGGTGACGTATCACAATTACGGAGGACTCATCCACGGATTCGTCAACTACTACGCATACGTTCCGGAAGCGCGACGAGCCGTCAAAGAAGCGGCGCAGGCGCTCGGACATGCCTTCCATACGCAAAAAACTCGCCCCTGA
- a CDS encoding GNAT family N-acetyltransferase yields MAKRPISNLEYSGEEFASFFYLADEMFGIDFGEWYMAGEWTDRYRCYSLTFYRNVISNVGMSRMTIVADGTAREAYQIGTVMTDEDRQGQGLATRIFKYLFKQHDADALPYFLACDEGVEPFYEQQGFSVQLEPELFVSVSGSASPLERVDVDAEQWRRFKLESLPFSPRLYATDDMHIWMFHYYQGMNEDVYRFDDVHVIYMIERSRLNLYAVLSPRPVDMRDVVARLSFEGITEIVFKFTPNLDGVEQRPSRDGQWMIRMNEGQLFPEGCRFPYLSKA; encoded by the coding sequence ATGGCTAAACGACCTATCAGCAATCTCGAGTATTCAGGGGAAGAATTCGCGTCATTTTTCTATTTGGCCGATGAGATGTTCGGCATCGATTTTGGTGAATGGTACATGGCCGGCGAATGGACCGACCGCTATCGCTGTTATTCCTTGACGTTTTATCGGAATGTCATCTCGAACGTCGGGATGAGCCGGATGACGATCGTGGCTGACGGAACCGCGCGCGAAGCGTATCAGATTGGGACGGTCATGACCGACGAGGATCGACAAGGACAAGGGCTCGCCACCCGTATTTTCAAGTATCTGTTCAAACAGCATGACGCCGATGCCTTGCCTTATTTTTTGGCTTGTGACGAAGGGGTTGAACCGTTTTACGAGCAACAGGGGTTCTCCGTCCAACTTGAACCGGAGCTATTCGTTTCAGTATCGGGATCGGCTTCCCCACTCGAACGTGTCGATGTCGATGCCGAGCAGTGGCGTCGTTTCAAGCTGGAGTCGCTCCCGTTTTCGCCACGCCTCTATGCGACGGACGACATGCATATTTGGATGTTCCATTACTACCAAGGGATGAACGAGGACGTGTATCGTTTCGATGACGTCCATGTCATTTATATGATTGAGCGCTCGCGCTTAAACTTGTATGCCGTGCTGTCGCCGCGACCTGTCGATATGCGTGACGTCGTGGCTCGCCTCTCCTTTGAAGGCATCACCGAAATCGTCTTTAAATTCACGCCCAATCTGGACGGTGTGGAACAACGTCCGTCCCGCGACGGCCAATGGATGATTCGCATGAACGAAGGACAACTCTTCCCGGAAGGTTGTCGCTTCCCTTATTTATCGAAAGCATGA
- a CDS encoding YjjG family noncanonical pyrimidine nucleotidase yields the protein MKRYEAILFDVDDTLLDFKQSEHVALEQLLAAHNVRMTDELKQQYVTINNGLWRAFERGEVGREDVLMGRHTQLFDTLGITIDAHEVEQRYRDHLHAGVHIIDGALELVRTLSEQYPLYIVTNGVTETQFKRLEASGLLPYFQDVFVSDATGSQKPMKPFFDYVFDRVPNVAPERGLIVGDSLTADIAGGRMYGLDTCWYNPHEIAATVETTYEIQDLHELKSILSGSAVDKVGR from the coding sequence ATGAAACGGTATGAAGCGATTTTATTCGATGTCGATGATACGTTGCTCGACTTTAAACAGAGCGAGCACGTCGCCTTGGAGCAGTTGCTCGCGGCACACAACGTTCGGATGACGGATGAATTGAAACAACAGTATGTGACGATCAATAACGGATTATGGCGCGCGTTCGAGCGCGGCGAGGTCGGACGGGAAGACGTCTTGATGGGCCGGCACACGCAACTGTTCGACACGCTCGGCATCACGATCGATGCACATGAAGTCGAACAGCGTTATCGCGACCATTTGCACGCCGGGGTGCACATCATCGATGGGGCACTCGAACTCGTCCGTACGCTCAGTGAACAGTATCCGCTCTATATCGTCACGAACGGGGTGACGGAGACTCAGTTCAAGCGGCTCGAAGCCTCGGGACTGCTCCCTTACTTCCAAGACGTGTTCGTCTCGGACGCGACCGGTTCACAAAAGCCAATGAAACCATTTTTTGACTATGTATTTGACCGGGTTCCGAATGTGGCACCGGAACGCGGGCTCATTGTCGGTGACTCGCTGACGGCAGATATCGCCGGCGGGCGCATGTATGGGCTCGACACGTGCTGGTACAATCCGCACGAGATTGCGGCGACGGTCGAGACGACGTATGAAATTCAAGACTTGCACGAGTTGAAATCGATTCTATCCGGCTCAGCGGTCGATAAAGTGGGGCGGTAA
- a CDS encoding NUDIX hydrolase, giving the protein MDIVFPTEHGTFNYRVAGIWVQDGHLLVHRNVNDDFWALPGGRVGIGEEAEIALTRELQEELEATLTGTTFAFVSENFFTYLERTVHEIGMYFYVSGDLPLRHGDFHGPEGDHLIYRWQPLDALRDLKLFPETLYALPQSLPPHFIDR; this is encoded by the coding sequence ATGGATATCGTATTTCCGACCGAGCACGGCACGTTCAATTATCGCGTCGCCGGCATCTGGGTCCAGGACGGTCATTTGCTCGTTCATCGGAACGTGAACGATGACTTTTGGGCGTTGCCGGGCGGCCGCGTCGGCATCGGCGAAGAGGCCGAAATCGCCTTGACGCGTGAACTGCAAGAAGAACTCGAAGCGACACTGACGGGGACGACGTTCGCCTTCGTCTCCGAAAATTTCTTCACTTACTTAGAGCGCACCGTCCACGAGATCGGCATGTACTTCTATGTATCGGGTGACCTCCCGCTCCGGCATGGAGACTTCCACGGACCGGAAGGCGATCACCTCATCTATCGTTGGCAGCCACTTGACGCGCTCCGTGACTTGAAACTCTTCCCGGAGACGCTCTATGCGTTGCCACAATCATTACCGCCCCACTTTATCGACCGCTGA
- a CDS encoding pentapeptide repeat-containing protein — protein sequence MFQSNESYKGEDFRDETLRDIQLTQTTFENCRFTYIDATEFETEQCRFINCDFTDSKWNASRHSGSSFLNCQFNGANLFLSEFDQCKMTGSSFDSCTFEGVVVREGDWSFVNLRHAPLRKMDWSGVRLTEADLYGADLKESRWTNAVLSRAVLQHADCSGADFVGAEMDGVDFSDVILKQATLDVMQAVQVARSLGANVI from the coding sequence ATGTTTCAATCAAATGAGAGCTATAAAGGTGAGGACTTCCGCGACGAGACGCTCCGTGACATCCAACTCACGCAGACGACGTTCGAGAACTGTCGCTTCACCTATATCGATGCGACCGAGTTTGAGACCGAACAGTGTCGTTTCATCAACTGTGACTTCACCGATTCGAAGTGGAACGCCTCGCGCCACAGCGGCAGCTCATTCCTGAATTGTCAGTTCAACGGGGCGAATCTGTTTTTGAGCGAGTTCGATCAGTGCAAGATGACGGGTTCGTCGTTCGATTCATGCACGTTTGAAGGGGTCGTCGTGCGTGAAGGAGATTGGTCGTTCGTCAATCTGCGTCACGCCCCGCTCCGGAAGATGGATTGGTCCGGTGTCCGGTTGACGGAGGCGGATTTATACGGTGCGGATTTGAAAGAATCACGCTGGACGAACGCCGTCTTGTCCCGCGCCGTGTTGCAACACGCGGATTGCTCCGGTGCCGATTTTGTAGGGGCCGAGATGGATGGGGTCGATTTCTCGGACGTCATTCTGAAACAAGCGACGCTTGACGTCATGCAGGCCGTCCAAGTCGCCCGCTCGCTCGGGGCGAACGTCATATGA
- a CDS encoding aminoglycoside 6-adenylyltransferase — translation MTNEQVLEHLTAMAAEREDVRVLVLNGSLVNPHVKPDRFQDVDVTCFVEDVTAFIEDRSWMAPLGDVLIMQTPDEVPGGDEYERFAFLVQFAAGHRVDLTVRPMRDVQEAIHADSLSLVLIDKDEIAGQPIPSDDTYRIKRPSRFDYEQCWNEFWWVSLYVVKGIKRGQLLYAFDHVTIMRTMLRQMLAWDVGFATNFTANGGKSGDGLEKHLAPEVWQAYLDTYTLVEVTAMETAHATLVEQFECVSRRVADQAGYPFAEMEARRIRDAFSTLWCSND, via the coding sequence ATGACCAATGAGCAAGTGCTCGAGCACTTGACGGCCATGGCCGCGGAGCGGGAAGACGTCCGCGTCCTCGTCTTGAACGGGTCGCTCGTCAATCCGCACGTAAAACCAGACCGTTTTCAAGACGTCGATGTCACTTGTTTCGTCGAAGACGTGACCGCGTTCATCGAGGACCGCTCGTGGATGGCGCCGCTCGGGGACGTCTTGATTATGCAGACGCCGGACGAGGTGCCGGGAGGCGACGAATATGAGCGTTTCGCGTTTCTCGTTCAGTTTGCAGCCGGTCATCGCGTCGATTTGACCGTCCGTCCTATGCGTGACGTGCAGGAAGCGATTCACGCTGACTCACTCAGTCTCGTCCTCATTGATAAAGACGAGATTGCCGGTCAACCGATCCCATCTGATGACACGTACCGCATCAAACGACCGAGCCGATTCGACTATGAGCAGTGTTGGAACGAGTTTTGGTGGGTGTCGCTTTACGTCGTCAAAGGTATCAAGCGGGGTCAACTGTTATACGCTTTCGACCATGTGACGATCATGCGAACGATGCTCCGGCAGATGCTTGCATGGGACGTCGGCTTTGCGACAAACTTTACGGCGAACGGAGGAAAGTCTGGGGATGGGCTTGAGAAGCATCTGGCCCCTGAAGTATGGCAGGCTTATCTTGATACATACACTTTGGTCGAAGTGACAGCGATGGAAACGGCCCATGCGACGTTGGTGGAACAATTTGAATGTGTCAGTCGCCGCGTGGCCGACCAAGCCGGATATCCGTTTGCGGAGATGGAAGCCCGACGAATTCGTGACGCCTTTTCGACGCTTTGGTGTTCAAACGATTAG
- a CDS encoding ion channel: MGVNSILLTIALLFVGLNVFTFFRRQTYRQTGFDMRLFSHLFVSLLGVMIGFALIYYALSRDGVILVTSLETMNAVDPNWRNLLYFSGVTLLSIGFGDLLPIGPARLFALLEAAIGILLPTAFFVKSIYKKED, translated from the coding sequence ATGGGCGTGAATTCCATTTTATTGACGATTGCCCTATTATTCGTCGGCTTGAACGTGTTTACCTTCTTTCGGCGCCAAACGTATAGACAGACCGGCTTCGATATGCGCTTGTTCAGCCACTTGTTCGTCAGCCTACTCGGCGTCATGATCGGGTTTGCCTTGATTTACTACGCGCTATCACGCGATGGCGTCATATTGGTGACGTCACTCGAGACGATGAACGCGGTCGATCCGAACTGGCGCAATCTGCTTTACTTCAGCGGGGTCACGTTGCTGTCTATCGGATTCGGCGACCTGCTGCCAATCGGTCCGGCCCGGTTGTTCGCCTTGCTCGAAGCGGCCATCGGGATTTTGTTGCCGACAGCATTTTTTGTAAAATCGATATACAAAAAAGAAGACTGA
- a CDS encoding endo alpha-1,4 polygalactosaminidase → MRRCLVSGLLFIFFLGGCTTKEPFDFDEIHSYKIFYNMPTEAIIEDMARYDLVIIEPIWYTPEQIETIRSNGTKVLGYINVMEADTWNRALIGQMDKDDFFYRDGERIYFPKWDSYLTDISSSDFRKILIREIQKQVINKHLDGIFLDTVGDIDDVHLDYPDDLEEQLAGLEAFLQAIEKAYPGVPVVQNWGIETLERTSAPYVEGFMWEGFNYTEITSDSWSMEMLDRMNAIQDEYGIAVLTVSDQEEATSRDMAEANGFIHYHEPTYYNTWDF, encoded by the coding sequence GTGCGACGATGTTTAGTGAGCGGCTTATTGTTCATCTTCTTTTTAGGAGGATGTACGACGAAAGAGCCGTTTGATTTTGATGAGATCCATTCCTATAAGATTTTTTATAACATGCCGACCGAGGCGATCATTGAAGACATGGCCCGATACGACCTCGTCATCATCGAACCGATTTGGTATACGCCGGAACAGATTGAGACGATCCGCTCGAACGGGACGAAAGTGCTCGGCTATATTAACGTGATGGAAGCAGATACGTGGAATCGTGCGCTCATCGGCCAAATGGACAAAGACGATTTCTTCTATCGGGACGGGGAACGCATCTATTTCCCGAAATGGGATTCGTATTTGACGGATATCAGCTCGTCCGACTTCCGTAAAATTTTAATCCGTGAAATTCAAAAACAAGTCATCAATAAACATCTGGACGGAATTTTCCTCGACACGGTCGGTGATATCGATGACGTCCACCTCGATTATCCGGACGACTTAGAAGAACAGCTGGCTGGGCTCGAGGCCTTTTTACAAGCGATTGAAAAGGCATATCCGGGCGTCCCAGTCGTCCAAAACTGGGGCATCGAGACGCTCGAACGAACGAGTGCGCCTTACGTGGAAGGCTTCATGTGGGAAGGTTTTAACTACACGGAAATCACGTCCGACTCTTGGTCGATGGAGATGCTCGATCGAATGAACGCGATTCAAGACGAATATGGAATCGCCGTCCTCACCGTCTCGGACCAAGAAGAGGCGACAAGTCGGGACATGGCCGAGGCGAACGGATTCATCCATTATCACGAACCAACTTATTACAATACGTGGGATTTTTAG
- a CDS encoding GAF domain-containing protein, translating to MFALLIGIDLFFSLGTIQNELNLFYVAAILFALRYGTIFGLISFGILLLYKVLYTGLMGGDIFLLFYDTNSLLTLFYYFAITVIVGLFSTSFRERYEISQFRNEELKDENTYLKETVDLLNTSQTTLRQKLLQSEYSLNQLYELAVSLDLPHPELIRSETIRLLKKTFLASDVAIYHVDRSQKSMRLLIRQTDKKEFPQTIFLDEASSMFKRFFQVQETTLRQLDDEDTDPMLLAPIIVDGTTREVVVIKRLPLRKLTTDDLHVLNILFSWIGTRIQNAENLIRKEQHEKMHKGTSFYKKTAFIELVAIQEQKKIHHGQPYIVLEYPLGYEPVSLESIEAIVHSYLREIDVVGYDPDENKLLLLLPGTSEEHRQRIYDRIEGILIQKGV from the coding sequence GTGTTCGCACTATTGATCGGAATCGATTTATTCTTCAGCCTAGGCACGATTCAAAATGAACTGAACTTGTTTTATGTGGCCGCCATCCTGTTCGCGCTCAGGTATGGAACGATTTTCGGCTTAATCAGTTTCGGCATTTTGCTCCTCTATAAAGTGTTATACACCGGCTTAATGGGAGGGGACATCTTCCTGTTGTTCTACGATACAAACTCACTTCTTACACTGTTTTACTACTTCGCCATCACTGTCATCGTCGGGTTGTTCAGCACCTCATTTCGAGAGCGTTACGAAATCAGCCAGTTCCGCAACGAAGAACTGAAAGATGAAAACACGTATTTGAAAGAGACCGTCGATTTACTCAACACTTCGCAAACCACACTTCGTCAAAAACTACTTCAATCCGAGTACAGCTTGAACCAATTGTATGAACTGGCCGTATCGCTTGATTTGCCGCATCCAGAATTGATTCGGAGCGAGACGATTCGCCTGTTGAAAAAAACGTTCCTCGCGAGTGACGTCGCCATCTACCACGTCGACCGTTCCCAGAAGTCGATGCGCCTCTTGATTCGCCAAACGGACAAGAAAGAGTTTCCGCAAACGATTTTTCTCGATGAGGCGTCGAGTATGTTCAAACGGTTCTTCCAAGTGCAAGAGACGACGCTCCGTCAACTCGACGACGAGGACACGGACCCGATGTTGCTCGCACCGATCATCGTGGACGGGACGACCCGAGAAGTCGTCGTCATCAAACGGTTGCCGCTTCGGAAATTGACGACCGATGACTTGCACGTTCTCAACATCCTCTTCTCGTGGATTGGCACACGCATTCAAAATGCCGAGAACCTGATTCGTAAAGAGCAGCACGAGAAGATGCATAAAGGCACCTCGTTTTATAAGAAAACAGCGTTCATAGAACTCGTCGCCATCCAAGAACAAAAGAAGATTCACCATGGACAGCCGTACATCGTCCTCGAATATCCGCTCGGGTATGAGCCTGTCTCACTCGAGAGTATCGAGGCCATCGTCCATTCGTATTTACGGGAGATCGATGTCGTCGGGTACGACCCTGATGAGAATAAGCTGTTGCTCTTACTCCCAGGAACGAGTGAAGAACACCGTCAACGGATCTATGACCGGATCGAAGGGATTTTGATCCAGAAGGGAGTGTGA
- a CDS encoding tetratricopeptide repeat protein, which translates to MESTIRLVLIGIYVVHALLAFGLLITLKRRMKAPDYGIAVVALSFGLFLPFLAELAVYAVYRLAERFGRSGLIEDYDDYIDFKVVNYEQIRHEASSSSHLLPLTDAINSKDPAIRKHSILTHVNQSIDQQGKYLQMGLESTDSETVHYAAATMNILIDQYEQELKHAKREYDLGNPDTIRRLATIYKRMIHSELITEVMLKDKRGAWLEELLKAKTLYPPSPWIYEDLNEIYLTLERPKEQLNILKEYVHHFPERIEAHLMLINYYYERERWNEVKAVMFMMQTQFSLEDVPYEYRLLFEEWSDTTSWKNEL; encoded by the coding sequence ATGGAGTCTACCATTCGTCTCGTATTGATCGGGATTTATGTCGTTCATGCACTGCTCGCCTTCGGATTATTGATCACGTTGAAACGAAGAATGAAAGCGCCGGATTATGGCATCGCGGTGGTGGCGCTCAGCTTCGGTCTGTTCTTACCGTTTCTAGCCGAACTTGCCGTCTATGCGGTGTATCGGCTTGCTGAACGGTTCGGTCGGAGCGGTCTGATTGAAGACTATGACGACTATATCGACTTCAAGGTCGTCAACTATGAACAGATTCGTCATGAAGCGAGCAGCAGCAGTCATCTGTTACCGCTCACCGACGCCATCAACTCGAAAGATCCGGCTATCCGCAAACACTCGATTTTGACGCACGTCAACCAGTCGATTGACCAGCAAGGCAAGTATTTGCAGATGGGACTTGAGAGCACGGACAGCGAGACTGTCCACTACGCCGCGGCGACAATGAACATCTTGATCGATCAATATGAACAAGAATTGAAACACGCCAAACGCGAGTACGACTTAGGTAACCCAGACACGATTCGACGGCTTGCGACGATTTATAAACGCATGATCCATAGTGAACTCATCACCGAGGTCATGTTGAAGGACAAGCGAGGCGCATGGCTGGAAGAATTATTGAAAGCGAAGACGCTCTATCCGCCTTCGCCCTGGATTTACGAAGACTTGAACGAGATTTATCTCACGTTAGAGCGCCCCAAAGAGCAATTGAACATTTTAAAAGAGTACGTCCATCATTTCCCGGAACGCATCGAGGCTCATCTGATGCTGATCAATTACTATTATGAGCGCGAACGTTGGAACGAAGTGAAGGCGGTCATGTTTATGATGCAGACCCAATTCTCACTGGAGGACGTACCGTATGAGTACCGACTGTTGTTTGAAGAATGGAGTGACACGACATCATGGAAAAACGAACTGTAA